The following proteins are encoded in a genomic region of Triticum dicoccoides isolate Atlit2015 ecotype Zavitan chromosome 1B, WEW_v2.0, whole genome shotgun sequence:
- the LOC119324650 gene encoding alpha-mannosidase-like isoform X2, with the protein MALPLVLLVLLAAVTAAREAHGYVAYNTSAGTVAGLLNVHLVPHSHDDVGWLKTVDQYYVGSNNSIQGACVMNTLDSVVDALARDPGRKFVVAEQAFFQRWWVEKSPQIQAIVHKLVDSGQLEFINGGWCMHDEAATHYIDMIDQTTLGHRVIKKQFNKTPRAGWQIDPFGHSAVQAYLLGTELGFDSVHFARIDYQDRAKRKDDKGLEVIWQGSRTFGSSSQIFTNAFPVHYSPPDGFSFEVLNDMTPVQDDPLLFDTNVEQRVNDFVSAAIAQANVTRTNHIMWTMGDDFNYQYAESWFRNMDRLIHYVNKDGRVHALYSTPSIYTDAKHASNESWPLKRDDYFPYADSTNAYWTGYFTSRPTFKGYVRMLSGYYLAARQIEFLVGGSFTSSLEDPLGIAQHHDAVSGTAKQHTTDDYSKRLALGASQVEKGVNTALACLTSSKGTCMPPAVKFSQCQLLNISYCPSTEEQISGGKGLVITAYNPLGWEHSDFIRVPVNDLHLVVKSSDGSFVDSQLVEVDNVTSNLRKLYVKAYLGINTDKPPKYWLVFQASVPPMGWNTYFVSKPKGAGSNRMGYVSSIASPSKDTVEVGPGSLKMTFSSASGQLTRMFNSITGVDLPIQQSFLWYGSNSGDGADSQASGAYIFRPDGSTPTVVSRSVPLKVICGPLVDEVHQQFSPWIYQVTRLYKDKEHAEVEYTIGPIPVNDGIGKEVITRLTANMVTNHTFYTDSNGRDFLKRVRDYREDWDLQVTQPVAGNYYPVNLGMYVTDGKYELSVLVDRAVGASSIQDGQIEMMFHRRILYDDGRGVGEPLDETVCVDSKCDGLVARGTYYVNVNKLGHGAHWRRTQGQKVYSPFLLGFAHEDESSWKSYSVVKASMMDANYSLPDNVAIITLQYLDDGTTLLRLAHLFQAAEDPQYSVMAKVELKKFFGKRTIKELTETNLSANQKKSAMRKLKWRVVGDTESSPAPITGRPVDSQALVVELGPMEIRTFLLKL; encoded by the exons ATGGCGCTGCCGCTGGTCCTGCTGGTTCTGCTCGCCGCTGTGACGGCGGCGAGGGAGGCGCACGGGTACGTGGCGTACAACACGAGCGCGGGGACGGTGGCCGGGCTGCTGAACGTGCACCTGGTGCCGCACTCCCACGACGACGTCGGCTGGCTCAAGACCGTCGACCAGTACTACGTCGGGTCCAACAACTCCATCCAG GGCGCGTGCGTGATGAACACGCTGGACTCCGTGGTGGACGCGCTGGCCAGGGACCCCGGCCGCAAGTTCGTCGTCGCGGAGCAG GCCTTCTTCCAAAGGTGGTGGGTAGAGAAAAGCCCACAAATCCAGGCCATAGTGCACAAGCTAGTTGATTCTGGTCAGCTGGAGTTCAT AAATGGTGGGTGGTGTATGCATGATGAAGCTGCCACCCATTATATTGACATGATTGATCAGACCACACTTGGTCATCGGGTGATTAAAAAACAATTCAACAAGACTCCAAGAGCTGGCTGGCAAATCGATCCTTTCGGTCATTCTGCTGTGCAAGCTTATTTGCTAGGAACAGAG CTTGGTTTCGACTCTGTGCACTTTGCAAGAATTGATTACCAAGATAGGGCAAAGCGTAAAGACGATAAAGGCCTGGAAGTTATATGGCAGGGTTCAAGAACATTTGGTTCATCTTCTCAG ATCTTTACAAATGCATTTCCTGTCCATTATAGCCCTCCCGATGGGTTTAGTTTTGAAGTTTTGAATGACATGACACCTGTTCAG GACGACCCGTTGCTGTTTGACACTAATGTTGAGCAACGTGTTAATGATTTTGTTTCTGCAGCCATAGCACAG GCAAACGTTACGCGTACAAACCACATAATGTGGACCATGGGTGATGATTTTAATTATCAGTATGCTGAATCCTGGTTCCGGAATATGGATAGACTTATTCACTACGTGAACAAG GATGGACGAGTGCATGCGCTGTATTCTACTCCATCCATTTACACTGATgcaaaacatgcatcaaatgaatctTGGCCACTCAAACGCGATGATTATTTCCC ATATGCTGATTCAACAAATGCTTACTGGACTGGGTATTTTACTAGCCGTCCAACTTTCAAGGGATATGTTCGAATGCTCAGTGGATATTACCTG GCTGCACGTCAAATAGAATTTCTTGTGGGAGGATCATTCACTTCTAGCTTGGAAGACCCACTGGGAATCGCCCAGCATCATGACGCTGTCTCAGGAACAGCAAAACAACACACAACTGACGATTACTCGAAACGCCTTGCTCTCGGAGCATCCCAG GTTGAGAAAGGTGTAAATACTGCTCTGGCTTGTCTGACAAGCTCTAAGGGAACATGTATGCCTCCAGCAGTAAAGTTTAGTCAG TGCCAACTGCTCAATATAAGCTACTGCCCTTCAACTGAGGAACAAATTTCAGGAGGAAAGGGTTTA GTTATAACTGCTTATAATCCTCTTGGGTGGGAACATAGTGACTTCATACGGGTTCCG GTCAATGACTTACACCTAGTCGTAAAAAGCTCTGATGGAAGTTTTGTCGATTCACAACTAGTAGAGGTAGATAATGTGACTAGCAATTTAAGGAAGTTGTATGTGAAGGCTTATCTGGGAATCAATACAGACAAACCCCCGAAATATTGGCTAGTATTTCAAGCTTCTGTGCCACCAATGGGATGGAATACTTATTTCGTCTCAAAGCCCAAGGGAGCAG GATCTAACAGAATGGGGTATGTCTCAAGCATCGCTTCTCCAAGCAAAGACACAGTTGAAGTTGGACCAGGGTCTCTAAAGATGACATTTTCGTCAGCATCTGGACAACTTACGCGGATGTTCAATTCTATCACAGGA GTGGATTTACCAATTCAACAGAGCTTTCTTTGGTATGGTTCAAATAGTGGTGATGGCGCGGATTCACAG GCATCTGGAGCTTATATTTTTAGACCAGATGGGTCTACACCTACTGTTGTTTCAAGATCG GTACCGTTAAAAGTCATCTGTGGACCTCtggttgatgaagtccaccagcaATTCAGCCCGTGGATTTATCAG GTTACAAGACTATATAAGGATAAGGAGCATGCTGAAGTAGAATACACG ATTGGGCCAATCCCGGTCAATGATGGCATAGGAAAGGAGGTCATCACAAGACTGACAGCAAATATGGTCACAAACCACACTTTTTATACAGATTCTAATGGAAGGGATTTTCTCAAGAGG GTGAGAGACTACAGGGAAGATTGGGATCTTCAAGTGACTCAACCGGTTGCAGGAAATTACTATCCC GTCAATCTCGGAATGTATGTAACAGATGGGAAATATGAACTTAGTGTCCTTGTTGATCGTGCTGTTGGAGCTTCAAGCATTCAGGATGGTCAAATAGAAATGATGTTCCACAG GCGTATACTTTATgatgatggcagaggtgttggggaGCCACTCGATGAAACTGTTTGCGTTGACAGCAAATGTGATGGGCTCGTG GCTAGGGGTACTTATTATGTCAATGTCAACAAGCTTGGACATGGAGCTCACTGGCGAAGGACACAAGGACAAAAAGTTTATTCACCCTTTCTTCTTGGTTTCGCTCATGAG GATGAGAGCAGTTGGAAATCCTACAGTGTTGTGAAAGCGAGCATGATGGATGCAAATTACAGTCTTCCTGATAATGTGGCAATCATCACCTTGCAG TATCTCGATGATGGTACCACACTTCTCCGCTTGGCACATTTGTTTCAG GCTGCAGAGGACCCACAGTACTCAGTGATGGCAAAAGTTGAACTGAAAAAATTCTTTGGAAAGAGAACT ATCAAGGAATTGACTGAAACTAACCTGTCCGCCAACCAAAAGAAGTCAGCGATGAGGAAGCTCAAGTGGAGGGTTGTTGGAGACACTGAAAGTAGTCCTGCCCCAATTACCGGTAGACCGGTTGACAGTCAAGCCCTTGTTGTCGAGCTGGGGCCCATGGAGATACGCACATTCTTGCTGAAACTGTGA
- the LOC119324650 gene encoding alpha-mannosidase-like isoform X1: protein MALPLVLLVLLAAVTAAREAHGYVAYNTSAGTVAGLLNVHLVPHSHDDVGWLKTVDQYYVGSNNSIQGACVMNTLDSVVDALARDPGRKFVVAEQAFFQRWWVEKSPQIQAIVHKLVDSGQLEFINGGWCMHDEAATHYIDMIDQTTLGHRVIKKQFNKTPRAGWQIDPFGHSAVQAYLLGTELGFDSVHFARIDYQDRAKRKDDKGLEVIWQGSRTFGSSSQIFTNAFPVHYSPPDGFSFEVLNDMTPVQDDPLLFDTNVEQRVNDFVSAAIAQANVTRTNHIMWTMGDDFNYQYAESWFRNMDRLIHYVNKDGRVHALYSTPSIYTDAKHASNESWPLKRDDYFPYADSTNAYWTGYFTSRPTFKGYVRMLSGYYLAARQIEFLVGGSFTSSLEDPLGIAQHHDAVSGTAKQHTTDDYSKRLALGASQVEKGVNTALACLTSSKGTCMPPAVKFSQCQLLNISYCPSTEEQISGGKGLVSTICFNVMFASYDVCTYLEYLLQVITAYNPLGWEHSDFIRVPVNDLHLVVKSSDGSFVDSQLVEVDNVTSNLRKLYVKAYLGINTDKPPKYWLVFQASVPPMGWNTYFVSKPKGAGSNRMGYVSSIASPSKDTVEVGPGSLKMTFSSASGQLTRMFNSITGVDLPIQQSFLWYGSNSGDGADSQASGAYIFRPDGSTPTVVSRSVPLKVICGPLVDEVHQQFSPWIYQVTRLYKDKEHAEVEYTIGPIPVNDGIGKEVITRLTANMVTNHTFYTDSNGRDFLKRVRDYREDWDLQVTQPVAGNYYPVNLGMYVTDGKYELSVLVDRAVGASSIQDGQIEMMFHRRILYDDGRGVGEPLDETVCVDSKCDGLVARGTYYVNVNKLGHGAHWRRTQGQKVYSPFLLGFAHEDESSWKSYSVVKASMMDANYSLPDNVAIITLQYLDDGTTLLRLAHLFQAAEDPQYSVMAKVELKKFFGKRTIKELTETNLSANQKKSAMRKLKWRVVGDTESSPAPITGRPVDSQALVVELGPMEIRTFLLKL from the exons ATGGCGCTGCCGCTGGTCCTGCTGGTTCTGCTCGCCGCTGTGACGGCGGCGAGGGAGGCGCACGGGTACGTGGCGTACAACACGAGCGCGGGGACGGTGGCCGGGCTGCTGAACGTGCACCTGGTGCCGCACTCCCACGACGACGTCGGCTGGCTCAAGACCGTCGACCAGTACTACGTCGGGTCCAACAACTCCATCCAG GGCGCGTGCGTGATGAACACGCTGGACTCCGTGGTGGACGCGCTGGCCAGGGACCCCGGCCGCAAGTTCGTCGTCGCGGAGCAG GCCTTCTTCCAAAGGTGGTGGGTAGAGAAAAGCCCACAAATCCAGGCCATAGTGCACAAGCTAGTTGATTCTGGTCAGCTGGAGTTCAT AAATGGTGGGTGGTGTATGCATGATGAAGCTGCCACCCATTATATTGACATGATTGATCAGACCACACTTGGTCATCGGGTGATTAAAAAACAATTCAACAAGACTCCAAGAGCTGGCTGGCAAATCGATCCTTTCGGTCATTCTGCTGTGCAAGCTTATTTGCTAGGAACAGAG CTTGGTTTCGACTCTGTGCACTTTGCAAGAATTGATTACCAAGATAGGGCAAAGCGTAAAGACGATAAAGGCCTGGAAGTTATATGGCAGGGTTCAAGAACATTTGGTTCATCTTCTCAG ATCTTTACAAATGCATTTCCTGTCCATTATAGCCCTCCCGATGGGTTTAGTTTTGAAGTTTTGAATGACATGACACCTGTTCAG GACGACCCGTTGCTGTTTGACACTAATGTTGAGCAACGTGTTAATGATTTTGTTTCTGCAGCCATAGCACAG GCAAACGTTACGCGTACAAACCACATAATGTGGACCATGGGTGATGATTTTAATTATCAGTATGCTGAATCCTGGTTCCGGAATATGGATAGACTTATTCACTACGTGAACAAG GATGGACGAGTGCATGCGCTGTATTCTACTCCATCCATTTACACTGATgcaaaacatgcatcaaatgaatctTGGCCACTCAAACGCGATGATTATTTCCC ATATGCTGATTCAACAAATGCTTACTGGACTGGGTATTTTACTAGCCGTCCAACTTTCAAGGGATATGTTCGAATGCTCAGTGGATATTACCTG GCTGCACGTCAAATAGAATTTCTTGTGGGAGGATCATTCACTTCTAGCTTGGAAGACCCACTGGGAATCGCCCAGCATCATGACGCTGTCTCAGGAACAGCAAAACAACACACAACTGACGATTACTCGAAACGCCTTGCTCTCGGAGCATCCCAG GTTGAGAAAGGTGTAAATACTGCTCTGGCTTGTCTGACAAGCTCTAAGGGAACATGTATGCCTCCAGCAGTAAAGTTTAGTCAG TGCCAACTGCTCAATATAAGCTACTGCCCTTCAACTGAGGAACAAATTTCAGGAGGAAAGGGTTTAGTAAGTACTATCTGTTTTAACGTAATGTTTGCCAGTTATGATGTTTGCACATACTTAGAATATCTTCTGCAGGTTATAACTGCTTATAATCCTCTTGGGTGGGAACATAGTGACTTCATACGGGTTCCG GTCAATGACTTACACCTAGTCGTAAAAAGCTCTGATGGAAGTTTTGTCGATTCACAACTAGTAGAGGTAGATAATGTGACTAGCAATTTAAGGAAGTTGTATGTGAAGGCTTATCTGGGAATCAATACAGACAAACCCCCGAAATATTGGCTAGTATTTCAAGCTTCTGTGCCACCAATGGGATGGAATACTTATTTCGTCTCAAAGCCCAAGGGAGCAG GATCTAACAGAATGGGGTATGTCTCAAGCATCGCTTCTCCAAGCAAAGACACAGTTGAAGTTGGACCAGGGTCTCTAAAGATGACATTTTCGTCAGCATCTGGACAACTTACGCGGATGTTCAATTCTATCACAGGA GTGGATTTACCAATTCAACAGAGCTTTCTTTGGTATGGTTCAAATAGTGGTGATGGCGCGGATTCACAG GCATCTGGAGCTTATATTTTTAGACCAGATGGGTCTACACCTACTGTTGTTTCAAGATCG GTACCGTTAAAAGTCATCTGTGGACCTCtggttgatgaagtccaccagcaATTCAGCCCGTGGATTTATCAG GTTACAAGACTATATAAGGATAAGGAGCATGCTGAAGTAGAATACACG ATTGGGCCAATCCCGGTCAATGATGGCATAGGAAAGGAGGTCATCACAAGACTGACAGCAAATATGGTCACAAACCACACTTTTTATACAGATTCTAATGGAAGGGATTTTCTCAAGAGG GTGAGAGACTACAGGGAAGATTGGGATCTTCAAGTGACTCAACCGGTTGCAGGAAATTACTATCCC GTCAATCTCGGAATGTATGTAACAGATGGGAAATATGAACTTAGTGTCCTTGTTGATCGTGCTGTTGGAGCTTCAAGCATTCAGGATGGTCAAATAGAAATGATGTTCCACAG GCGTATACTTTATgatgatggcagaggtgttggggaGCCACTCGATGAAACTGTTTGCGTTGACAGCAAATGTGATGGGCTCGTG GCTAGGGGTACTTATTATGTCAATGTCAACAAGCTTGGACATGGAGCTCACTGGCGAAGGACACAAGGACAAAAAGTTTATTCACCCTTTCTTCTTGGTTTCGCTCATGAG GATGAGAGCAGTTGGAAATCCTACAGTGTTGTGAAAGCGAGCATGATGGATGCAAATTACAGTCTTCCTGATAATGTGGCAATCATCACCTTGCAG TATCTCGATGATGGTACCACACTTCTCCGCTTGGCACATTTGTTTCAG GCTGCAGAGGACCCACAGTACTCAGTGATGGCAAAAGTTGAACTGAAAAAATTCTTTGGAAAGAGAACT ATCAAGGAATTGACTGAAACTAACCTGTCCGCCAACCAAAAGAAGTCAGCGATGAGGAAGCTCAAGTGGAGGGTTGTTGGAGACACTGAAAGTAGTCCTGCCCCAATTACCGGTAGACCGGTTGACAGTCAAGCCCTTGTTGTCGAGCTGGGGCCCATGGAGATACGCACATTCTTGCTGAAACTGTGA